Genomic DNA from Sardina pilchardus chromosome 4, fSarPil1.1, whole genome shotgun sequence:
CGACTCACCATCAGGACCAGCCAACTCACCATCAGGACCAGCCATCAGAACCAGTCATCATCCAGAATCAACTGACTCACCATCAGGACCAGCAGAATCACCATCAGGACCAGCAGAGTCAGAGCAAGAACAATCAGAACAACAAAATCTAAATGCATCAATCCAAACTAGTCAAAGTACATCAAACCCAACGAGACCGAGTACATCAAAAACACAATGTATATCACCATTAACTTCACAAATGAAAACTAAAACCTGGCCTAGCATATCAAATCCAACTGTGCATAGTATGCCAAAGCAAGCAGCTACATTAAAGAGAGAAATTACAAagccagctccaccagcagtACCACCAAAGCCACATTCATCAGCAATACCACCAAAAATAAATTTAGGAAAACAGGCACTCACAAAATCACAATCAGCTGCACTGAAACCAAAAGTGCCAAACTCTGATGCAGAAGAAGATATTAAAGAACCATTCATTTCAAACCAAAATGTGAAACGCCAGAAGACAACAAAAAGTCCACTGTAGATGAAATGGCTTAAAGGGACTTCGTTTAGCTTGTTGTAGCAGATTACCATCACTAGGTGTACTCAttctgattgtgtgtttgtcttctaCCTGTTTACTTATGTACTCATTTGTTGTTTGTCAGCTGTATGTAGCTTTCACTTTAAAGTTTTTATAATATTTCCTTTTCACTCTGAAGTACTATACCTTGACAGTTAGTAGAAGTAGTGGTATAGTAACAGTATTAGaaacagcagcagtagtagtaaaagtagtaatagtagtagtagtagtagtaatagtagtagttcTTTGTTTGAAATAATCAGAACTTTCGTTGGTCTGCATTGAGGTGGCATGTTTGGAAACGCTCTAGGAAATCCAAGGTATTTGATGTGACAATTACATATTTGTAAGTTGTAAGTTGATGTTTAGTTGGTATCATGGCTTTGCACAGTGCTGACATCAGATGGGTACTTTGTATGTTGGGTATGTGGAAACGTGTTTGTACTGGAAAATGTAAATACATTATAGTGCTAGAACAATGTCAGACACATTATGAATAAATGATTTTATATGCTATACAATCATTTGTGTATAACATGTAACAAGAACCCTGGCAGAAACAACAAAAACCTTTGAAAATAAAAGGATGAAAAGAGTGAAGGAAAGGCATATGATCTCAgtcaattacagtttttgcctgttgcttgaacacattttgcaaaacttcgctcactgtgccaaaactctacacacaagtaaacataaaacaacacTAGGGAATATTGTCATGGTTTTGGACTTACCTACCTCCAActaaaacatgtactgtaggcctaggttATTTCACTCTTTCTGGAGACGTTGATGCGTAAGCCATCATTGCAGCAGGGCCGGCCCGGCTATCGCTAGCCTATCTGAAAACTCTTTTGGAAAATATGCTATGGACCCAAACAACTCTATTTGGGAGGGGAGAACTCCCTCGCATGGTACAATGCATGCACGCATGAACttctagcctactttaagacAAGATGGACTAACttgacaaatgtaaaaaaatacaattttcGACTGGCCCAAAAGTGAAGCGGCCCATCGAGAACTCTCCCGATTACCCAACCCGGGCCTGATATCTATCATCTGTTCAAAGTTGACTTGACTGCTTTGGAATGTGCCCTATTTCCATATCTCAGCGTATGGTGTTGTTGTTATGTCTGGCAAAGGCAAGTTTAAACGGGCATAGAAGTATGAAGAATATTACACTTGTTTTATAACTTTGTGACCAGTCCCTCTGAGAGCAGTAATGTCACTGTTTTGAGATAAAGGAATAGCCTGCAGAGTGTGAcctcacatactgtaagacTTTGCCCCGCCgaaaagtaggcctatgtgaaaaTAACTGTgtgggtagcctactgtaggtggaGGTAGCATATTTGCCCTCATTTATGCGCAGAAACCATCTTACGAcgaggctcacgtgtgattcatcaaacctttgtatcactccaattctagcgtaagaataaacgtgtgttgataaatgtggcggctggaaacaaacgtaatttaaatatcacgcccctatatatgctcgttttaatggcctcgcccctagaatttacgacatgaaggtgcattaaacgtccaaaagagatcattagtgatctcgagccaaagtgacgtccagctgaaccttgttaattttgacagctagaagctgtcatcaaggaaggcgggaaactagagtgatttaagcgcaacagactttattttcgcagagagaacgcatcatattataaatacattcattacaaaaccatacacgagttcagactagacgtgagatttgagcgtatagcaccgatcacgttcacattgataaatgccatactttgcgtggaaacaagcgtacgcctgtttaacgcctgtttttggtcgtacgcacgtttcataaatgagggtcAATGTGTTTTTACCAACTGTGTTTTACTGTTTAGGGTTCATGTCCACATGAAGAGGGTGTCAACCCTCCAATCACCATTCAGTTCATATAGTGATTCAGTATTTGTCCTTGCTGACATAGACCATACAATTTCAAGACTGATTTTGTTTGAGTAGCATTCCTCTGATCATGATTTTGAGTGCTGTTGCCAATTTCCCCCTTTTGTAAGCCAACTGATTTAATCAAACTCTTCAGTTATGGTGAAGGCTGTGGGATGGTAGGGAAATAGGACTGAGAGGAGGAAGTATTTTCAGTGCTTGTCTGAACATGAATAACTCCCTTATATAGCATCCAGTCAGTCCTTATTCCTCTAGAGCTGTTTTGTTCGCGCCGGTGTTTTACTCTGAATTTCAACTAAGCAGTGGTAAGTttgcatttacattttacagATCTTACTATAGCCAAATTAAACTCAGCATTATTAACAATACAGTGTCTAGATGTGCTAATGTGTGATACTAATGTGTAAAATCAAATTGTAGCATTAACCTCCATGACTGCATAGCCTATTCAGAAGATATGACTTGCAAAATAAACTTATGGCCCTTGGCTGATTTTGTGGAGATGTGTTATatcatggatttttttttgtgccaaaatgttcaaatgatactttttcaaattcaaacaaaaatcataaatcaaaatatcaaatacaatatcgaaacaaaaaaacttcacatgtgggtgggtttCTCTGGGGTGCAAAACGCACcaagccaataggaatgcaccccagagaaacccacccacatgtgaagtttgtgccatgCAGAAGTGCAAGCAAAAAgacaggcagcgcaaacgccAGAGCCAGAATCGCAACTGAGAAAGCCAGCAGCAAATAAAGAAATGATGTTGttgtatttgatattttgattaattgatttttgtttgaatttgaaaaagtattgtttggaCATTTTGGCACAAAATAAACTCCATAGAGCGGCAGCACAGATTTGAATTAAGTAATGTAGTCAGCATCTCGTGGCCCACCTACAATGCCTTGGCGGTCCACACTTTGGGAAACACTGGCCTACGTGATGAATGAGATTGCTATGTACTGTACCGTATGACATTCTAGTGTACAGCACTTAGATACATTTTCTTGTCTAGGGTTCAGTTTTTCAAAACTTCACATACAAATCACAAATagaccatacacacaaacctcaCATCACCTATTAATTGAGCCATAGGCACAGCTCAATAAACACATCTGAATTAGTATCAATAACaaatgtggatttttttttttttttttatagacaGATTTGTAGCACATGCCATAAAACATTCAGAACAAAAGTGAACAAAAATATCACTACAGTAAATCAAATTACTTTTCAgatacacaaaaacaatgtgGACCAAACTGTTGACAATGCACCTTTTGTATTTTCAGTGGTAGACTGTACAAAAGTGTAACTGTAATAACAATCACTACTGCAAACTAGTCAACTCATCAATGCAAGGCATGAATGCAGGACCTATTTTAGTGTTAAGTGTTACAGACATATTATTTCATGTGCGTGTGAGTTGCTTAaagcagtattttttttttcagttgtgtCCAGAAAAAAGAAGACAATAATTTCAACCATGGTGCAACCAGAAGCAAACATTCCATATGAATTGCTAAAGAAAATGATCATTTCGGGAAATGctccttctctcattttctttatCATTATAAGCCAGTATGTTCTGAGACTGGTCTTCATCTGTCCTTGTTCTTCCTCACCAGCTTTCAAAAAAGCTATATTAGCTATGTATTGGGTCCTACCATCTTTGCTACTATTTGTTGTTGTCTTCTTGACAGATAGACCGTTTAAAAAGACCATTAGACTTTGCAACAACATATGTAATAGTGCACTTACGAGATGTTTCCTGAAAGTATTAACACTAGCAGCAGTGTGGGGCATAACAACAATGTTTGATGGAGAGTGGTATATATGTATCATGACATCAAATGGAAACTATTCTGAAATCCCCTGTAAGACAACGCGTAGCATGGAAGAAGAGTTGATCATCAAAAATATCAAGACTGAATCTCAAGTACGTACTTCTATACAATATACTTAAGCTGTGCTGTTTACTTGTCATTAAGCAGTCTGTATGATACATTGGCCTGTGGCTTCTGAATTTAATATTCTTGATCAAActttatttccatttacagaTTATTGGTTTTGGCATTCTTTGTAGTGTTTGCTTGGTTCAACTTCTCGGGATATGGCTTTCTCCAGTGTTTCTCCAGTGTCGCAAGTGCAGAAGGTGTCTCAAAACATGCAGGACCGAATGCATCAGAAATTGTTGTAGTTTGTGCTGCAAGTGTGACCCTGAATTTGAGGTTTCATTCTACAAACTAAAATACAATAAATATCTAGAGAGGGAGACTCATCGCCACTTGAAAAAACAATTACTGGCCTTCGCACAAGAAAAAGCGCAGGGTAACTGTAACAAACCCCTCAATAAAATCTATCTAAAGGAGTTAAATCAGTGTTCAGTGGAAgcggcaacaacagcagcactgaaggcagcagcagccacaacaacagcagcactggaagcagcaatagcagcagcagaagcagaggcagcagcagtggcaggggGAACAACACACAGTACAAGAATGACGGCACGAAAAGGAAAAGAAgtagctgctgcagcagcaaagACAGCAGAAGCAGTTGTAGCAGCTGCAGTCACTGTAGCCAAGATGGAAaatgaaacaacaacagcaaaagaagtagcaggaaaaaaagacaaaagacaactGTTTGCAGCTGCAATAGCTGCATGAAAGCAGAAATGACAAAAATGTATGCAAACGAAGCAGCAATTCAAGTGGCAGCAGCAAAAAAAGCAATAGCAGCAACAACAGTGGCAGCAATTATGGCAGCATCAGCTGCAACAAAAGTAGTATCTGTTCCAACAACAACTGCAGAAGCAGAAAAAACTACAGCAACAGAGGTCATAGAAGAAATAGCAAGAGAAAAACCAGTGGCAACAAGATCAGCGGAAGTAGAAGAAGCAGCAGTAAATAAAACGCAGGCAGCAGCAACATTAGCAGTgacagcagcagctggaggcaaagcagcagcagatgcagcaaaggtactgtagcagcagcagtgaaaAAAACAGAGACTGCAGCACAATTAGCAGTGACAGCAGCAGAcgatggagcagcagcagcaaagacAGCAGCAGATGTAGCAGAAGAGGAAGCAAATGCAGCATATGCAGCATATGCAGTAGCAGCAAGAACAGGAGAAGATGCACAAGCAGCAAAACAGgcagcagcagatgcagcagTAGCAATGATAACAGCAATGGCTGCAGCaaatacagcagcagcagaagcagctaAATCAaatgcagcagcagaggcagcagcaacAGAAGCAAAGGCAGCAGCAACAAAGGCAGCAACAACAAATTCAGCAGTACATACAGAAGCAGCACAAGAAGCAGCAGGAGCAATGGCATCTGCAGCAGAATTAGCAGCAGGTGCAGCAAGaaaagcaggagcagcagcagaaaagGCAGCGGAAGAAGCAAAGGCAGCTGATGAAGCCACAGTAGACGCAAAGGATGATGCAGTAGCAGATGCAGTAGCACATGCATTAGCAAATGCAGCAAAAAAGGCTGAAGCAAAGGCAAAAGCAGCAAAAAAATCAGCAGCAGATGCAGCAAATGCAGCAAATGAAGCAGATGTGGCACTAGCAAGGATAGTAGATATGGTTGCAGCAGAAACAAAAGAACTAGCAGAGGCAAAAGCAGCTACAGCAAAATtagcagcagatacagcaggagcagcagcagcaaaggcaacagaagaagcaaaggcagcaacagaagaagcaaaggCAGCTGCAGAAGCCGCAGCAGAAGCAAAGGCAGCAGCTAAAGAGGCAGCAGCAAAAAATGCAGCAGTAGCAAATGCAGCAGATGCAGCAACAAAGGCTGCAGCaaaggcagcagcagcaaaggcagaggcagagacaaAGGCAGCATCAGTAGTggaagctggaggaggagcaggagcagcacctATAGAAGTGGAGAAATTAGCAGaaagagcagaggcagcattTCTACCTAGACCAGTCACTTTCACTGAACCATGGATTCAAATATCTAAACATGACTTCCACCTTATTCCCTGATGAGGAAATTGAAAGCTGGCATTCTAACAGTGTACTTTTGTAATATCACAGAATATATCaatcatatttttttctccAGAAATATACATATTTTTTGGTCTAGAATCTACAGAACCTTAGGGGGGGTCAtcacaagattttttttttttttttcagaaaatatGCTCACTAAATTGAGTGCTCATTTTACTAGATCATGCCCATTTGAATAAACAGTGTAAATTCTGTGCATGTTTTACTAATCGTGCACTCATTTTGCTAAACTGTGCTCTCATTTTAATTGTTGTAAATTAAGCACACAATGTTGTAAAATGtgtgcacattcacaatatagtaaaacatgcacacaatttagtaaaatgtgtGGATGATTTACTAAATTGAGAGCACAgtttagtcaaatgagcagtggagtctaaatccccccctggggatttgaaaaactgaatCTGAATCTCTGTGAGTTTTCATCCTatatagaaacatataagtgacaccattagaaaccttgaATCTTTCCAATATGTTTTAAAATCGATGTATCGATTGTAAAAACTttaaaagttttgcgattttcaCTCTTCTTGcttgcagcaggcccattcaagtgaatttgcatttgaaagatcCACTTGTGAGCCACTTCATTAGTCTAACCCCAAACTTCAAACTCCAAAAGGCTTGGGTGGATAttaaagtgtgttttttttttgacaagatttgaagacctttgaaaatattttttttatatagttgtgtctacactgaattataataaaaacaaatttcATTACATCCTCTTATGGACTAACATATCATTATTGTTGAGGtcttctagaatataaccatgtGTGCCACTTTTGAAAGTAGTCTAAAGTATGCCAAAGATATATGCAATCAGTATAATTGcacaaatacatacagacaagttgctaaaacacaattttgtaAACTAGGCAGGCTTTATCAAGAACTTTCACatacaattcacaaaaccacacacccaAACTGCAAAAAAACTAATGTGTCCTGcaaatgaagcactgcaaccaaaTCTACATATAACATTATCAAAATCAAACGTTTGCACCAAATGGCACATGCTTCATTCATATCACACTGTCGGGCATAATGAAAAGCACTTTCATCTTTAGTATGCTTTGCCATTATACTAAAATAGTTCAAATTGTAGAAAATGCTTCAGATTGTTCACATCCACAGACATATTTGcagatgcacacatatgcaagttagtgcaacatatgcacagcaGATATATTTATATTGACAAATTAGCTCATGTGGTGTTATTTTGAAGGCAGTGTTTTGAAAAGGCAAACGTGACTTGTGAATGTTGTGTCATGCAGAGAACCGTGTCCATAGCATTTAATAAGTGTAGTTTtgaattgcaaaatgtgtgtaaagcagaaaatgtATAACTTGAGAGGAGgttttgttctctgtgtgtccgtttgaataattgtgctatgtgtgtcattttagcatgttagcaattggaaaaaactgtgaGTAACACATTCCATTTACAAAATATAGCACTTGCACATATAcaatactgccatctagtggctcCAATATTGCAATCTACCCAGTGCCTCAAAAAGACATGTACAACCCTGCCAGAGGTGGGCACTGTGGTGTAACTGTTTTAAGTAGAGTAGGATGACGTCAGAGGTGGAACGTTAGTTGGAGGAGGGAAAGTTGCGGGGTGTTCAGGAGGAGACGCACTTGTTGAATTAAACATTCACGCTTTTACAGTTGGACTCCGCGTAAGTTATTTAATAACACGacaggcacaaatacatcaaaaattATTTTGTTGCAAACAAATACTGCCTCATAAAatataacaaaataaaacaaaagataCTCATGTGAAAAATGCAATTTCATTcaaatacaagtaattagttatttgaaaatacaaacacacacaacaatcatggtataccaacttttTAAAGAAACTACAAGGCATATTGAAAACAtactctgattggctggcagaGGGCGAGTAATTCTGTATATTGGGGC
This window encodes:
- the LOC134078659 gene encoding uncharacterized protein LOC134078659 codes for the protein MVQPEANIPYELLKKMIISGNAPSLIFFIIISQYVLRLVFICPCSSSPAFKKAILAMYWVLPSLLLFVVVFLTDRPFKKTIRLCNNICNSALTRCFLKVLTLAAVWGITTMFDGEWYICIMTSNGNYSEIPCKTTRSMEEELIIKNIKTESQIIGFGILCSVCLVQLLGIWLSPVFLQCRKCRRCLKTCRTECIRNCCSLCCKCDPEFEVSFYKLKYNKYLERETHRHLKKQLLAFAQEKAQGNCNKPLNKIYLKELNQCSVEAATTAALKAAAATTTAALEAAIAAAEAEAAAVAGGTTHSTRMTARKGKEVAAAAAKTAEAVVAAAVTVAKMENETTTAKEVAGKKDKRQLFAAAIAA